In a genomic window of Ranitomeya imitator isolate aRanImi1 chromosome 5, aRanImi1.pri, whole genome shotgun sequence:
- the LOC138680504 gene encoding uncharacterized protein: MLTSDESSVVAAALVFEAARLQEERRPKRKRRMWTRSWLQKRSTLSHMGLIRELRDNNPHDFRNYLRMSEESFKIILSAVTPLIQRCDTPMRAAVPVEERLAVTLRFLATGRSLQDLQFSAAVSRPFLSVVIPETCEAIVQSLRNYMEFPKTADDWKRIASDFDQLWQFPNCGGALDGKHVRITQPANSGSFFFNYKGYFSVILMALVNANYEFVDVDVGMNGRVSDGGVFEHTSFGESLRNNELLLPLNEDTKANLNFVFIADEAFPLHPHLLKPFAQRTLTPERRIFNYRLSRARRVVENAFGIMANRFRVFHTAINLKLPTIDFVVLACCALHNFLRRHDTSSYSPPSFIDAVDARTGDIVPGEWRTQPDNFTALQALGSGRQADDARDCREKYCQYFNGSGAVPWQDRAV; the protein is encoded by the exons atgctcacttccgatgagagttctgttgttgctgctgccctggtgtttgaggcagcacgtctccaagaggagagacgtcctaaacgaaaacgtcgcatgtggacccggagctggctgcagaaaagatccacattgtcacacatgggtctcataagagagttacgtgacaataaccctcatgatttccgaaactaccttcggatgtccgaggaatccttcaaaataatactgtctgctgttacgccactcatacaaaggtgtgatacgccgatgcgtgcagccgtgcccgtggaggaaaggttggcggtgacactgcgcttcctggcaactggaaggtctcttcaggatttgcagttttccgccgctgtttccagacctttcctgagcgttgtgattccggagacatgcgaggccattgtgcagagcttaaggaattatatggag tttcccaagacggcggatgactggaagaggattgcttccgattttgatcagctgtggcagtttccaaactgcggtggtgcattagatggaaagcatgtgcgcatcacgcaaccagccaactctggatccttttttttcaactacaaaggatatttcagtgtgatcctcatggcccttgtcaatgcgaactatgagtttgtcgatgtggatgttggcatgaatggtcgagtctccgacggtggtgtttttgaacacacttcatttggggaaagcttgaggaacaatgaactgctgttgccactaaatgaagacacaaaagcaaacctaaattttgtcttcatcgctgatgaagctttccctcttcatccacatttgctgaagccatttgcacagagaacactcacaccggagcgcagaatctttaattaccggttgtcgagggcccgtcgtgtggttgaaaatgcctttgggattatggctaatcggtttagagtgttccacacagctatcaacttgaagctgccgactatagactttgtggttttggcatgctgtgcgctccataatttcctgagacgtcatgatacgagctcctattctcctccttcgtttattgatgcagtggacgcaagaaccggagatattgtgcccggggaatggcgtacacaacctgataattttacagctcttcaagcacttggatctggcagacaggcagacgatgcaagggactgtcgcgaaaaatactgtcagtactttaatggttctggagctgtaccctggcaggatcgcgccgtataa